The genomic window TTCGACTTCCCTGTTTGCACAATTACAGGAGGAGGGACGTGGGCCCGTGCTGTCTCAAACTTACGGTTCAGGCGCTCCATCAGGTTCTGATAGTCGTCCGGACGCTCGGTGTAAAGGGCCTTTTCGTTATGTCCGCTGCCGCGAGTAAAGTAAGCGGCTTTGGGATGGTCTGTGCCAGGAAGGGTACGGTATGGAATGCCGTCTCCATCCACGTCCTTATAGCGGGCAAATTCGCCCAGACGCTTCAGGTCCTCCGCTGTGAGCACCTTCCCACGGTTCATGGGCTTTTCCGGATACTCAAACGGATCTGACATCCAGTTGTTCATACCGAGGTCAAGATCACTGACGACGAAGACTGGTGTCTGGAATTGTTCGGCCAGATCGAAGGCGGCAATGGAGAAGTCAAAGCACTCTTTTACGCTGCCGGGAATCAGCATCAAGTGCTTGGTATCCCCATGCGAGAGATAGGCAATCGAAAGGATATCTCCCTGTGCTGTGCGCGTAGGCAACCCCGTCGAAGGCCCGACACGCTGAATGTCAAAGATGACTCCAGGCAGCTCAGCGAAGTAACCGAGCCCGGCAAATTCTGCCATCAAGGAAATGCCAGGGCCGGAAGTCGCCGTCATCGAACGTGCGCCAGCCCATCCCGCGCCCAGTACCATACCAACTGCGGCCAGTTCATCTTCTGCCTGGACAACAGCGAATGAAGCCTTACCATCGGGCTCAACACGATATTTCTTCAGGTAGTCAATTAACTGCTCGACCACAGAAGAAGAAGGTGTAATTGGGTACCAGGTGACAACAGTCACCCCGGCGAACATTGCGCCCAAAGCCGCGGCAGCATTGCCATCAATGATGATCTTACCGTCTGTCTCATGCATGCGCTCGAAAACAAACGGGTCCTGCTTGGTAATGGACTGCGCGGCGTAGTCAAAACCGGCGCGAACAGCCGCCAGGTTCAGATCGGCGGCCTTCTGCTTTTTGGCAAATTGGCGGCGGAGGGCGGTTTCAACCGCTTGCATATCGAGAGAAAGCAATTGCGCCACTACGCCAACATAAATCATGTTCTTGACCAGCTTGCGCAGGCGTGCTTCAGGACATACAGCGGCTGTGAGTTTGTCAAAGGGAACGGGGTAACAGACGACGTCTTCGCGGTATTGTTTGAGGTCCAGCGCCTCTTCGTAAATCGCTACTGCTCCGGCCGGCAAAGAAAGAACATCTTCCTTGGCTGTCTCCGGATTCATCGCAACCAGGATGTCAATTTCTTTTTTGCGGGCGATGTAACCATATCTGCTGGCGCGAATGGTGTACCAGGTAGGCAGTCCGGCAATGTTCGACGGGAAAAGGTTCTTGCCGCTTACAGGAATGCCCATAGCAAAGATGCTTCTGAGCAGAACACTGTTTGCCGACTGCGAACCAGAACCGTTGACCGTTGCTACCTGGATGCTGAAATCATTGACGATACGCTTGGAAGCGTCACGCGTGAGTGCGCTGGCGGCCTGTTGGCCTAGCGCAACATCTCCTGTCGCCATTGGGCGAAGTTCCCTTCAATGTGAAAGTGGAAAGATACAAATCTTTCACATTTCATTATAGACGGCATAAACAGGAATGGATGCTTTCCTGTCTCTCAATGGGAGATTTTGCATTTTAGTGGCAAAAAACAGAGCGTGAACGGAAGATTTTTAGTCGCGCATGGCCTGTTCTACTTCACTTAGCCAATCCGGCGGCTTGAGGATTTCGCGGGGTTTAGACCCCTCTGCCGGACCGACAATTCCGTCCCGCTCCATCATGTCAATCAGGTGCGCTGCCCGGCCGTACCCGATACGAAGGCGACGCTGGAGCAGAGAGGTCGAGGCCTTACCAAACTCCAGTACCAGCCGGACAGCATCCTCGTAAAGCTCGTCATTTGCATCTGTGCCATCGTCCTGCAGGTCAGGATCGCGGCCCTTCTCATCCTTGGGTGATTCCAAAAAGCCCTGCACATACTCAGCTTCGCCCTGCTTCTTCCAGAACTCGGTAACGGCAGAGATCTCCTTTTCCGTGACAAAGGGCGCATGGACCCGCTGTAAACGAGAAGTCCCTGGCGGTAGAAAGAGCATATCTCCCCGTCCCAGCAGGGATTCAGCGCCATTGGAATCCAGAATTGTGCGGGAATCCACCTTGGTCGCCAGACGGAAGGACATGCGTGTGGGGACATTGGCTTTAATGAGACCAGTGATCACGTCAACGGAAGGCCGTTGTGTCGCCAGTACCAGATGGATTCCAACCGCGCGGGCCATCTGGGCCAGACGAGTAATGGATTCTTCTACATTGGCCTTGTCGAGCATCATTAAATCTGCCAGCTCATCAATGATGATGACAATGTAAGGCAGTGGCTTCTCTTCGGTCTCGTTGTCAAAGAGACTCGGGGTCCCATTTTCAAACAGCCTGTTGTACTGGTCAATATTGCGTACGCTGCGTGAAGCGAGCAGCTTGAGCCGCCGTTCCATCTCGCGGACAGCGTTGCGCAGGGCATTGGCCGCAAGTTTGGGCTCAGTAATGATCGGCGTAAAGAGGTGGGGAATCCCCTCATACATCCCGAGCTCTACCCGTTTGGGGTCCACCAGAATCATGCGCACCTGTTCCGGTGTGGCTTTATAAAGCACGGACATAATCATGGCATTGATGGCCACGGATTTGCCGCTTCCAGTGGACCCTGCAATCAGGACATGCGGCATGGTGGCAAGGTCGGCAACAACAATGCGACCGTTGATGTCCTTCCCCATAGCCAGTGTGAGCTTGCTTTTGGAAAGAGCAAAGTTTTCGGCCTCAATGACATCCCGCAGCCAGATGGTTTCCCGCTCGCGGTTCGGCACCTGAATACCTACTGTGCTCTTCCCTGCCATGCGCTCAATCAGAATGCTTTCAGCACGCATGGCAAGACAGAGGTCGTCTGCAAGACCCGTGACTCTGCTGTACTTTACGCCCGCTTCCGGCTTGAACTCAAAAGTAGTCACCACGGGACCGGGGTTGATCTGCGTTATCTGCCCGTGGACCTCGAATTCGGCGCATTTTTCCACCAGCACACGGGCTTCTTCGCGCAGTTCGTCTTCGCGAACAACCTGTGTTTCCTCACTCCGGTGCAGCAATGTACTTGGGGGCAGGCGATATCCATTGTGCGATTTAGGAGTGACTGTTACCTTATGGACATCTGCATCAGCCCGTTCTTTGACGGCAATTTCCGGTTCTGGATTCGCATCGGGCACTGTCGCGCGAGGCATTTGCTCCCAGACGCTTTTTTGCAAAGGTGCAGGTTCGTCGGCCATCTCAGCAAAGCCCGCCGTGCGACGCTCGGGGCCTGTTTCTTCGACGGAGACAGCGGGCCTATCCTTCTGGATAGCTTTCATGCCTTTCGCAGCCTCTTTCTCCCGACGTCTGGATTCCTCTGTGGCCTTTCTTTGCTGGCGGAGCCGGAGGCGCGCTTGCCGCCAGTTCGCAACGCGGTCACGCCATGCCATGAAAAATGCGAGCCGTACGGAAACCCATTCGCGCGCGGAGCTAAGGCTGAAGGCCGTGGACAGGTAAATCGCCATGGCCACCATGGCGATGGTGAAGATGCACGCCCCGGGGTAATTCAGATAATGAACCAACGTATCGGCAACCAGAAGCCCAGTCAGGCCCTCCAAAGGCAGCCCATGCAAAAACCTGGGATGGCCTGGCACCAGTCCAAAAAGCGCGGGAAGAAACAGCAAAATGAGGACTGCACCCACAAACTTGACCCACCAAGGACCAAGGGGCAGAGAGCGTATCCAGGTCCAGCCGATGGCTACCATCAGCAAAGGCACACAGAAGGCGGCAGCGCCTTCCATTTGCAGCAAAAGATCACTGATGTAAGAGCCCACCAGACCCGTCCAGTTTTGCGGACGGGCGGCAGGACTGCCAACCATCGTGTTCCAGGAAGGGTCCGTCGGATGGTAGGAAA from Pseudacidobacterium ailaaui includes these protein-coding regions:
- a CDS encoding 2-oxoacid:acceptor oxidoreductase subunit alpha: MATGDVALGQQAASALTRDASKRIVNDFSIQVATVNGSGSQSANSVLLRSIFAMGIPVSGKNLFPSNIAGLPTWYTIRASRYGYIARKKEIDILVAMNPETAKEDVLSLPAGAVAIYEEALDLKQYREDVVCYPVPFDKLTAAVCPEARLRKLVKNMIYVGVVAQLLSLDMQAVETALRRQFAKKQKAADLNLAAVRAGFDYAAQSITKQDPFVFERMHETDGKIIIDGNAAAALGAMFAGVTVVTWYPITPSSSVVEQLIDYLKKYRVEPDGKASFAVVQAEDELAAVGMVLGAGWAGARSMTATSGPGISLMAEFAGLGYFAELPGVIFDIQRVGPSTGLPTRTAQGDILSIAYLSHGDTKHLMLIPGSVKECFDFSIAAFDLAEQFQTPVFVVSDLDLGMNNWMSDPFEYPEKPMNRGKVLTAEDLKRLGEFARYKDVDGDGIPYRTLPGTDHPKAAYFTRGSGHNEKALYTERPDDYQNLMERLNRKFETARAHVPPPVIVQTGKSKVGIIAYGTSDFAVLESRDQLRTEYGVETDYLRIRAFPFTREIHEFVASHDRVYIVEQNRDAQMLGLLKLDLPAEDAVKLRSIRHFNGLPIDARSITDEFVLQEGI
- a CDS encoding DNA translocase FtsK; amino-acid sequence: MKPLKLVLTPTRNRRLNEMIGLMVLVASGLLLLALISYHPTDPSWNTMVGSPAARPQNWTGLVGSYISDLLLQMEGAAAFCVPLLMVAIGWTWIRSLPLGPWWVKFVGAVLILLFLPALFGLVPGHPRFLHGLPLEGLTGLLVADTLVHYLNYPGACIFTIAMVAMAIYLSTAFSLSSAREWVSVRLAFFMAWRDRVANWRQARLRLRQQRKATEESRRREKEAAKGMKAIQKDRPAVSVEETGPERRTAGFAEMADEPAPLQKSVWEQMPRATVPDANPEPEIAVKERADADVHKVTVTPKSHNGYRLPPSTLLHRSEETQVVREDELREEARVLVEKCAEFEVHGQITQINPGPVVTTFEFKPEAGVKYSRVTGLADDLCLAMRAESILIERMAGKSTVGIQVPNRERETIWLRDVIEAENFALSKSKLTLAMGKDINGRIVVADLATMPHVLIAGSTGSGKSVAINAMIMSVLYKATPEQVRMILVDPKRVELGMYEGIPHLFTPIITEPKLAANALRNAVREMERRLKLLASRSVRNIDQYNRLFENGTPSLFDNETEEKPLPYIVIIIDELADLMMLDKANVEESITRLAQMARAVGIHLVLATQRPSVDVITGLIKANVPTRMSFRLATKVDSRTILDSNGAESLLGRGDMLFLPPGTSRLQRVHAPFVTEKEISAVTEFWKKQGEAEYVQGFLESPKDEKGRDPDLQDDGTDANDELYEDAVRLVLEFGKASTSLLQRRLRIGYGRAAHLIDMMERDGIVGPAEGSKPREILKPPDWLSEVEQAMRD